A stretch of Triticum aestivum cultivar Chinese Spring chromosome 1D, IWGSC CS RefSeq v2.1, whole genome shotgun sequence DNA encodes these proteins:
- the LOC123170336 gene encoding uncharacterized protein, translating into MAGSPEEERTAPEASRRSNAGSSSCSSSSSSSSSDDDVPVEHIAVTVGGPDGRDPTEEPAAVDGATGGVVNARGQQCDQKVAAGRLKLNVRRSDLVLTLMVAGGVAVAVAAAFLASKKR; encoded by the exons ATGGCAGGATCACCGGAGGAGGAAAGAACAGCTCCGGAGGCCAGCAGGAGGAGCAACGCCGGCAGCAGTAGCTGTAgtagctccagcagcagcagcagcagcgacgatgaCGTGCCGGTAGAGCACATCGCAGTAACCGTCGGCGGGCCGGACGGAAGGGACCCTACTGAAGAGCCCGCTGCCGTCGACGGCGCCACCGGCGGCGTCGTGAACGCGCGAGGACAGCAATGTGACCAAAAG GTGGCTGCAGGGAGGCTCAAGCTCAACGTCAGGAGGAGCGATCTCGTGTTGACGCTGATGGTTGCAGGAGGGGTTGCGGTCGCCGTTGCAGCAGCTTTCCTCGCCAGCAAAAAGCGTTGA